Proteins from one Mercurialis annua linkage group LG7, ddMerAnnu1.2, whole genome shotgun sequence genomic window:
- the LOC126656260 gene encoding chloroplast sensor kinase, chloroplastic isoform X1 → MLLSATRLHITALSPANLHFSSAAVTTTTTSSTSLKPLLLTTTNASSSSNSSSSPLTSTATTHTQQNQTLIHQVSRSLPDEEPEQQEMVSSASAIASAIRKTSNSPIEFVQEIEKSDNAKLVLPSLDFRRLCVQQLDLFRRIVHPDAILSVYVRPAGSYVMDRLELRRVTSFPGMNASDVVMLVGNFNVPAGLRAAEAALSSQQVEFVPEHKAVVFPMVKHPFVVGFLVAELPILKTETSHENVQTKVDEHSLIRFQSPEENYALPSSLLSSTDNNFLSRGIQTLDDHPSRMYNFTSEQRLNAINISCSVAMAYVMDQKAMLLQQSSWQNNVRMSNLVEQIRGPLSSIQTLSKMLSTHIKKTEISYDIVEDILVQGDRLRDTLQELQDAVRLTKANIMRYNEEALQKMQNSTYHHESQLSDSIPRYTDNANNTQNSGKPFSLNAPSGDSEMPMPPMALASLQQDGIRPCNVTEVLLELVGAVQPLARMQQRDVVLCGLSQTLQVAVEEPSLRQALSNLIEGALLRSHVSGKVEIVCTEAPAGGALVIIDDDGPDMHYMTQTHSLKPFGAAHLSDNMLEDNMTWNFVAGMTVAREILESYGCVVRVISPRIADAALGAGGTRIELWLPSFDALSDADLNGIGPKA, encoded by the exons ATGCTTCTCTCCGCCACTCGTCTCCACATAACAGCGCTCTCTCCCGCCAACCTCCACTTCTCCTCCGCCGCcgtcaccaccaccaccacttcCTCCACCTCACTAAAACCACTCCTCCTCACCACCACCAACGCCTCCTCTTCTTCAAACTCTTCCTCTTCTCCACTTACCTCCACTGCTACTACTCACACTCAACAAAACCAGACTCTTATCCATCAAGTGAGCCGCTCTCTTCCCGATGAAGAACCCGAACAGCAAGAAATGGTGTCCTCTGCTTCGGCGATCGCTTCCGCCATTCGTAAAACCTCAAACTCTCCGATTGAATTCGTTCAAGAAATTGAGAAATCCGATAACGCAAAGTTAGTACTGCCGAGTCTCGATTTTCGCAGGCTTTGCGTCCAACAATTAGACCTCTTTCGCAGAATTGTCCATCCCGATGCCATACTATcg GTTTATGTTAGGCCAGCAGGGAGTTATGTTATGGACCGTTTGGAATTACGGAGAGTAACATCATTTCCAGGAATGAATGCGTCTGATGTGGTAATGTTAGTTGGTAATTTTAACGTTCCTGCCGGATTGCGTGCTGCTGAAGCTGCTCTCTCTAGTCAACAA GTAGAATTCGTGCCGGAGCATAAGGCTGTTGTGTTTCCTATGGTGAAACATCCATTTGTTGTCGGGTTCCTGGTTGCTGAGTTGCCTATATTGAAAACTGAAACATCACATGAGAATGTGCAGACTAAGGTGGATGAACATAGTTTGATTCGCTTTCAATCTCCGGAGGAAAATTATGCTTTACCTTCGAGTTTACTTTCAAGTACGGATAACAATTTTTTATCTCGGGGAATTCAGACACTAGATGATCATCCATCGAGAATGTATAACTTTACTTCGGAGCAAAGACTGAATGCAATTAATATCTCTTGCTCTGTAGCTATGGCTTATGTCATGGATCAG AAAGCAATGTTACTGCAGCAATCATCTTGGCAAAATAATGTCAGAATGAGTAATCTTGTTGAACAG ATTCGTGGCCCTCTTTCTAGCATTCAGACTCTGAGCAAAATGTTATCTACCCACATAAAGAAAACTGAG ATTTCTTATGACATTGTGGAAGACATACTGGTACAGGGTGATCGGTTGAGAGATACTCTTCAAGAACTCCAGGATGCTGTTCGTTTGACAAAG gCCAATATAATGCGCTACAATGAAGAGGCACTACAGAAAATGCAAAATTCGACTTATCATCATGAATCTCAGTTATCAGATAGCATTCCTAGATACACAGACAACGCCAATAATACGCAAAATTCTGGTAAACCATTTTCTCTTAATGCTCCGTCTGGCGACTCAGAGATGCCCATGCCACCTATGGCCCTTGCTTCCCTACAACAAGATGGAATAAG ACCGTGCAATGTTACTGAAGTGTTGTTAGAGTTGGTTGGGGCTGTGCAACCTCTTGCACGTATGCAGCAACGTGATGTGGTTCTTTGTGGACTCTCTCAAACTTTACAAGTTGCTGTAGAAGAGCCATCTCTACGCCAAGCTTTAAGCAACTTAATTGAAGGTGCGTTATTGCGTTCTCATGTTAGTGGCAAGGTTGAAATTGTGTGTACTGAAGCACCTGCTGGTGGGGCTCTTGTAATTATTGATGATGATGGCCCTGATATGCATTATATG ACTCAGACGCATTCGCTCAAACCATTTGGAGCAGCGCATCTTTCAGACAACATGCTTGAAGACAACATGACTTGGAATTTTGTCGCTGGAATGACTGTTGCTCGTGAGATACTCGAGAGTTATGGCTGCGTTGTCCGTGTAATATCACCCCGGATCGCAGATGCTGCCCTTGGAGCTGGGGGAACACGGATAGAACTTTGGCTTCCTTCCTTCGATGCATTATCTGACGCTGACCTAAATGGCATCGGCCCTAAAGCATAG
- the LOC126656260 gene encoding chloroplast sensor kinase, chloroplastic isoform X2 translates to MLLSATRLHITALSPANLHFSSAAVTTTTTSSTSLKPLLLTTTNASSSSNSSSSPLTSTATTHTQQNQTLIHQVSRSLPDEEPEQQEMVSSASAIASAIRKTSNSPIEFVQEIEKSDNAKLVLPSLDFRRLCVQQLDLFRRIVHPDAILSVYVRPAGSYVMDRLELRRVTSFPGMNASDVVMLVGNFNVPAGLRAAEAALSSQQVEFVPEHKAVVFPMVKHPFVVGFLVAELPILKTETSHENVQTKVDEHSLIRFQSPEENYALPSSLLSSTDNNFLSRGIQTLDDHPSRMYNFTSEQRLNAINISCSVAMAYVMDQKAMLLQQSSWQNNVRMSNLVEQIRGPLSSIQTLSKMLSTHIKKTEISYDIVEDILVQGDRLRDTLQELQDAVRLTKANIMRYNEEALQKMQNSTYHHESQLSDSIPRYTDNANNTQNSGKPFSLNAPSGDSEMPMPPMALASLQQDGIRPCNVTEVLLELVGAVQPLARMQQRDVVLCGLSQTLQVAVEEPSLRQALSNLIEDSDAFAQTIWSSASFRQHA, encoded by the exons ATGCTTCTCTCCGCCACTCGTCTCCACATAACAGCGCTCTCTCCCGCCAACCTCCACTTCTCCTCCGCCGCcgtcaccaccaccaccacttcCTCCACCTCACTAAAACCACTCCTCCTCACCACCACCAACGCCTCCTCTTCTTCAAACTCTTCCTCTTCTCCACTTACCTCCACTGCTACTACTCACACTCAACAAAACCAGACTCTTATCCATCAAGTGAGCCGCTCTCTTCCCGATGAAGAACCCGAACAGCAAGAAATGGTGTCCTCTGCTTCGGCGATCGCTTCCGCCATTCGTAAAACCTCAAACTCTCCGATTGAATTCGTTCAAGAAATTGAGAAATCCGATAACGCAAAGTTAGTACTGCCGAGTCTCGATTTTCGCAGGCTTTGCGTCCAACAATTAGACCTCTTTCGCAGAATTGTCCATCCCGATGCCATACTATcg GTTTATGTTAGGCCAGCAGGGAGTTATGTTATGGACCGTTTGGAATTACGGAGAGTAACATCATTTCCAGGAATGAATGCGTCTGATGTGGTAATGTTAGTTGGTAATTTTAACGTTCCTGCCGGATTGCGTGCTGCTGAAGCTGCTCTCTCTAGTCAACAA GTAGAATTCGTGCCGGAGCATAAGGCTGTTGTGTTTCCTATGGTGAAACATCCATTTGTTGTCGGGTTCCTGGTTGCTGAGTTGCCTATATTGAAAACTGAAACATCACATGAGAATGTGCAGACTAAGGTGGATGAACATAGTTTGATTCGCTTTCAATCTCCGGAGGAAAATTATGCTTTACCTTCGAGTTTACTTTCAAGTACGGATAACAATTTTTTATCTCGGGGAATTCAGACACTAGATGATCATCCATCGAGAATGTATAACTTTACTTCGGAGCAAAGACTGAATGCAATTAATATCTCTTGCTCTGTAGCTATGGCTTATGTCATGGATCAG AAAGCAATGTTACTGCAGCAATCATCTTGGCAAAATAATGTCAGAATGAGTAATCTTGTTGAACAG ATTCGTGGCCCTCTTTCTAGCATTCAGACTCTGAGCAAAATGTTATCTACCCACATAAAGAAAACTGAG ATTTCTTATGACATTGTGGAAGACATACTGGTACAGGGTGATCGGTTGAGAGATACTCTTCAAGAACTCCAGGATGCTGTTCGTTTGACAAAG gCCAATATAATGCGCTACAATGAAGAGGCACTACAGAAAATGCAAAATTCGACTTATCATCATGAATCTCAGTTATCAGATAGCATTCCTAGATACACAGACAACGCCAATAATACGCAAAATTCTGGTAAACCATTTTCTCTTAATGCTCCGTCTGGCGACTCAGAGATGCCCATGCCACCTATGGCCCTTGCTTCCCTACAACAAGATGGAATAAG ACCGTGCAATGTTACTGAAGTGTTGTTAGAGTTGGTTGGGGCTGTGCAACCTCTTGCACGTATGCAGCAACGTGATGTGGTTCTTTGTGGACTCTCTCAAACTTTACAAGTTGCTGTAGAAGAGCCATCTCTACGCCAAGCTTTAAGCAACTTAATTGAAG ACTCAGACGCATTCGCTCAAACCATTTGGAGCAGCGCATCTTTCAGACAACATGCTTGA